GGGTCCGGTCGTGGAAGTAGCCGGGAGCGAGCAGGTAGCTCGCCACTGCGACGCGGGCGCCGTCGTTCGCGCGGTTCCGGGCGATGGCCTCGTGGAGCCGGGGAGCGGCGGCGCTGAGGAAGCCGACGGTGACGGGATGCCGCGTCGCGGCCTCCAGCAGCAGTCCGGTGCGGAGGGCGTCCTCGACGCCGGCGGAATCGCTGGAGCCGGCGGCCGCGAGGACCAGCCGATCGTCCGGGTCGGCGCCGGCCTCCCGGAGCCGGCGGCGGAGCACCTGCGCGATCCGGTGGTCGGGGCCGAGCGCGTCGGCGACGATAACGCGCTCGCCGAACGGCGCCGCCGCGAGCGGGAGGTCGTGGCCGAGGTGGTAGCCGCGGGAGAGCAGCAGCGGCACGACGACGATCGTCGCCTCCGGCGGGAGCGCCGCGAGCGCGGTCGGCACGTCCGGCTGCTGGACGTCAACGAACGCGTGGGCCGCGACGTCCGCGTCCACGGCGGCGTGGATCGCCTCGACGTAGGCCCCGATGGCCTGCTGGCCCAGCGGGTCGGAGGTGCCGTGCGAGACGGTGAGGATGGCGATCATGGGCTCTCGGGGAGGGTCGTGGACGCGGCCGGGTGACCACGTGCGGTGGTCGATCCAGGATGCCTGAACGGCCGTACAGCCTTTCTGTATTGCGTCTGTTTATTACCGTCGCCCTTCCGTCGCGAAACGTATCCGGCCTAGGTTCCCTACTCGATCCGCCCCGCAGCGGAGGGAAGGACGAACCGCGTGACGATCTCCGAACAGCACACCGCTCCGGCGGCTGCCCGGCCGCGCCGCAGCGACGCCCGGCCGAACGGTCAGTGGGCGGTCGACGGGCAGGCACCGCTGAACGCGAACGAGGCCTGGAAGCAGGAGGACGGCGGCCTCGCCGTCCGTGAGCGCATCGAGCGCGTCTACGCCGACGGCGGGTTCGCCTCCATCGACCCGACCGACCTGCACGGGCGCTTCCGCTGGTGGGGCCTGTACACGCAGCGCAAGCCCGGCATCGACGGCGGCAAGACCGCGACGCTGGAGCCGCACGAGCTGGAGGACGAGTTCTTCATGCTGCGGGTCCGCATCGACGGCGGCCAGCTCACGACCGAGCAGCTTCGGACCATCGCGGGCATCTCGACCGAGTTCGGCCGCGACACCGCCGACCTCACCGACCGGCAGAACATCCAGCTGCACTGGATCCGGGTGGAGGACGTACCGGAGATCTGGCGGCGGCTGGAGGCCGTGGGCCTCAGCACGACGGAGGCCTGCGGCGACGTGCCGCGCGTGTTCCTCGGCTCGCCGGTGGCCGGCATCGCGGCGGACGAGCTGATCGACCCGACGCCGCTGATCCAGGAGATCGCTGACCGGTTCCTCGGGGACCCCGAACTGGCCAACCTCCCGCGCAAGTTCAAGACCGCGATCAGCGGGCACCCGAGCCAGGATGTCGTCCACGAGATCAACGACGTGTCGTTCGTCGTGGTCGAGCACCCCGAGCTCGGTGTCGGCTTCGACCTGTGGGTCGGCGGCGGACTGTCCACGACTCCTCGGCTGGCCGAGCGGCTGGGCGCGTTCGTGCCGCCCGAGCGGGTGCCGGAGGTGTGGCACGGGGTCGTACAGATCTTCCGCGATTACGGTTACCGCCGCCTCCGCAACAAGGCACGGCTGAAGTTCCTGCTCGCCGACTGGGGCGTCGAGAAGTTCCGGCAGGTGCTGGAGGACGAGTACCTGGGTGAGCCGCTGGCGGACGGCCCGGCCCCGGCCGCGCCGACGACGACCGGCGACCACGTCGGCGTCCACAAGCAGAAGGACGGCCGCTACTTCATCGGCGTCACCCCGTTCGTCGGCCGGGTCTCCGGCACGACGCTCGAACAGCTCGCCGACCTCCTGGAGCGGCACGGCTCGACCCGGCTGCGGACGACCCCGCACCAGAAGATCCTCGCGCTGGACATCCCGGAGGCGAACGTCGAGCAGGCCGTCGCCGAGCTGGACGAGCTGGGGCTGAGCGCGAAGCCGAGCGTGTTCCGCCGCGGGACGATCGCCTGCACGGGCATCGAGTTCTGCAAGCTCGCGATCGTGGAGACCAAGGTCACCGCGACCGCCGCGGTGCAGCAGCTGGAGGAGCGGCTGGCGGGGCTCGACCTCCCGGCGCCGCTCAGCCTGCACGTCAATGGCTGTCCCAACTCGTGTGCGCGCATCCAGACGGCCGACATCGGGCTGAAGGGCCAGCTGCTCCCGGACGGGAACGGCGGCCAGGTGCCCGGCTTCCAGGTGCACCTGGGCGGCGGCGTCGCCTCCCGAGACCGCGACGAAGCCGGGCTCGGCCGCACCGTGCGCGGGCTGAAGGTGACCGCCGACGGGATCGCGGACTACGTCGAGCGCGTCGTCACCCGCTACCTGGCCGACCGCACCGACACCGAGACGTTCGCCGAGTGGGCGCACCGAGCCGACGAGGAGGCGCTGCAGTGAGCGCGACCAACCTGGGCAGCCTGCCCTTCCGCCCCGCCGAGCTGCGGCCGGTCTCCGAACTCAAGGAGCTCGCCGAGCGCGGCGCGCGCGAGCTGGAGGACGCGACCGCGGAACAGGTCGTCCGCTGGGTGGCCGACAACTTCGACGTGGAGCGCACGGCCGTCGCCTGCTCGATGGCCGACGCCGTCCTCCCGCACGTCGTCGCCGCGGCGCTGCCGGGTGTCGACGTGCTGTTCCTGGACACCGGTTACCACTTCGTGGAGACGTACGTGACCCGCGACGAGGTCGCCCGCTCTCTGGACGTGCGGGTGGTGGAAGTGAAGCCGAAGCAGACCGTCGCCGAGCAGGATGCCGAGTTCGGCGCCGAGCTGTTCGCCCGCGACCCCAACCTGTGCTGCGCCCGCCGCAAGGTCGAGCCGTTGCAGCGCTCGCTCACCGGCTACGAGCTCTGGTTCACCGGGGTCCGCCGCGAGGAGGCGCCGACGCGCACCGCGACGCCGTTCGTCAGCTGGGACGAGAAGAACGGGCTGGTGAAGGTCAACCCGCTCGCCGCGTGGACGTTCGACGAGCTCCTCGACTACGCCACGGCGAACGCGGTGCCGCTGAACCTGCTCCTCTCCAACGGGTATCCCTCGATCGGCTGCGAACCGTGCACCAAGCCGGTGGCCGAGGGGGAGGACCCGCGCTCGGGCCGGTGGGCCGGGCTCGCCAAGACGGAATGCGGGTTGCACGAATGACCGACACCAGCCTGACCACAGCGCCCGCTCTCGACCTCATCGACCAGCTCGAGAGCGAGTCCATCCACATCATCCGCGAGGTCGTCGCCGAGTTCGAGCGGCCCGTGCTGCTGTTCTCCGGTGGTAAGGACTCCGTGGTCGTCCTCCACCTGGCGGCGAAGGCGTTCTGGCCGGCGCGCATCCCGTTCTCGCTGCTGCACGTGGACACCGGGCACAACTTCCCGGAGGTCCTCGACTTCCGCGACGCGACCGCCGAGCGGTTCGGCATCCCGCTGGCCGTGGCCCGGGTGCAGGACTACATCGACGACGGCCGCCTCACCGAGCGCGCCGACGGCACCCGCAACCCGCTGCAGACCCTGCCGCTGCTGGACGCGATCGAGGCCGGACGGCACGACGCGGTCTTCGGCGGCGCCCGCCGCGACGAGGACAAGGCGCGGGCGAAGGAGCGCATCCTCTCGCTGCGCGACGGCTTCGGCCAGTGGGACCCGCGCAACCAGCGCCCCGAGCTGTGGAGCCTCTACAACGGCCGGCACACTCCCGGCCAGCACGTGCGGGCGTTCCCGATCAGCAACTGGACCGAGCTCGACATCTGGCGCTACATCGAGCGCGAGGACATCGAGCTGCCGCCGCTGTACTACGCGCACGAGCGTGAGGTGTTCGCCCGCGACGGGATGTGGCGGGCGGTCGGCCCGGTCTCGCCCGCCGACCGCGGCGAGACCGTCGAGCGACGGCTGGTGCGCTACCGCACGGTCGGCGACATGAGCTGCACGGGCGCGGTCGAGTCCGACGCCCGCGACGTGACCGCGGTGGTGCGGGAGGTCGCGGCCTCCACGCTCAGCGAGCGCGGCGCTACCCGCGCCGACGACCGCATCTCCGAGGCCGCGATGGAAGACCGGAAACGACAGGGATACTTCTGATGACGCTGCAACTCGACGACACCACGCGACCGGACACCACGCGACCGGCGCTTGCGGCGGCGACCCGCGGGACGCTGTTCCGCTTCGCGACGGCGGGCTCGGTGGACGACGGCAAGTCGACCCTGGTCGGCCGGCTGCTGCACGACTCCAAGGCGATCCTCGCGGACCACCTCGCTGCGGTGGAGCGCACCTCCCGGGAGCGCGGTTTCGGCGGGGAGGCCGGCGGCCTCGACCTGGCGCTCCTCACCGACGGGCTCCGCGCCGAGCGCGAGCAGGGCATCACCATCGACGTCGCCTACCGGTACTTCGCGACCGACGCGCGCTCGTTCATCCTCGCCGACTGCCCGGGGCACGTGCAGTACACCCGCAACATGGTCACCGGCGCCACCACCGCGGACGCGGTCGTGCTGCTTATCGACGCCCGCAACGGCGTGCTGGAGCAGACCCGCCGGCACCTCGCGGTGATCAGCCTGCTGCGGGTGCCGCACGTGATCGTCGCGATCAACAAGATCGACCTGATCGGTTTCGACGCCGACCGGGTGCGCCAGGTGACGGAGGAACTGGTCGCGGTGACCGAGGAGCTCGGCATCCGCGACCTCCACGTCGTGCCCGTGTGCGCCGTCGCCGGGGACAATGTCGCTGAGCGGTCGGCCCGCACGCCCTGGTACGACGGGCCGGCGCTGCTCGAACTGCTGGAGGCGCTGCCGAGTGCCGACCAGACCGAGGCGGCCACCGACGGCCTCCGCCTCCCGGTCCAGCTCGTGCTGCGGCCGCAGGGCGCACTCGCAACCGGGCTCGACGCGACCGAGTACCGGGACTACCGCTCGGCCGCCGGCCGCATCGCCTCGGGCTCCGTCCGCGTCGGCGACCGGGTCAGTGTCCACCCCGGCGGTGCGACCTCGGTCGTGACCCGGATCGATGTCGCGGGCCGCAGCGTCGAGTCCGCGGTCGCCTCGCAGTCCGTCGCCGTGA
This genomic stretch from Leifsonia sp. EB41 harbors:
- a CDS encoding sirohydrochlorin chelatase, with product MIAILTVSHGTSDPLGQQAIGAYVEAIHAAVDADVAAHAFVDVQQPDVPTALAALPPEATIVVVPLLLSRGYHLGHDLPLAAAPFGERVIVADALGPDHRIAQVLRRRLREAGADPDDRLVLAAAGSSDSAGVEDALRTGLLLEAATRHPVTVGFLSAAAPRLHEAIARNRANDGARVAVASYLLAPGYFHDRTRTCAADIVSAPLLTPDTPPAPELIAVARDRYSTALSASPGSASAARGPRTNATDVATTP
- a CDS encoding nitrite/sulfite reductase, with translation MTISEQHTAPAAARPRRSDARPNGQWAVDGQAPLNANEAWKQEDGGLAVRERIERVYADGGFASIDPTDLHGRFRWWGLYTQRKPGIDGGKTATLEPHELEDEFFMLRVRIDGGQLTTEQLRTIAGISTEFGRDTADLTDRQNIQLHWIRVEDVPEIWRRLEAVGLSTTEACGDVPRVFLGSPVAGIAADELIDPTPLIQEIADRFLGDPELANLPRKFKTAISGHPSQDVVHEINDVSFVVVEHPELGVGFDLWVGGGLSTTPRLAERLGAFVPPERVPEVWHGVVQIFRDYGYRRLRNKARLKFLLADWGVEKFRQVLEDEYLGEPLADGPAPAAPTTTGDHVGVHKQKDGRYFIGVTPFVGRVSGTTLEQLADLLERHGSTRLRTTPHQKILALDIPEANVEQAVAELDELGLSAKPSVFRRGTIACTGIEFCKLAIVETKVTATAAVQQLEERLAGLDLPAPLSLHVNGCPNSCARIQTADIGLKGQLLPDGNGGQVPGFQVHLGGGVASRDRDEAGLGRTVRGLKVTADGIADYVERVVTRYLADRTDTETFAEWAHRADEEALQ
- a CDS encoding phosphoadenylyl-sulfate reductase: MSATNLGSLPFRPAELRPVSELKELAERGARELEDATAEQVVRWVADNFDVERTAVACSMADAVLPHVVAAALPGVDVLFLDTGYHFVETYVTRDEVARSLDVRVVEVKPKQTVAEQDAEFGAELFARDPNLCCARRKVEPLQRSLTGYELWFTGVRREEAPTRTATPFVSWDEKNGLVKVNPLAAWTFDELLDYATANAVPLNLLLSNGYPSIGCEPCTKPVAEGEDPRSGRWAGLAKTECGLHE
- the cysD gene encoding sulfate adenylyltransferase subunit CysD, with the translated sequence MTDTSLTTAPALDLIDQLESESIHIIREVVAEFERPVLLFSGGKDSVVVLHLAAKAFWPARIPFSLLHVDTGHNFPEVLDFRDATAERFGIPLAVARVQDYIDDGRLTERADGTRNPLQTLPLLDAIEAGRHDAVFGGARRDEDKARAKERILSLRDGFGQWDPRNQRPELWSLYNGRHTPGQHVRAFPISNWTELDIWRYIEREDIELPPLYYAHEREVFARDGMWRAVGPVSPADRGETVERRLVRYRTVGDMSCTGAVESDARDVTAVVREVAASTLSERGATRADDRISEAAMEDRKRQGYF
- a CDS encoding sulfate adenylyltransferase subunit 1, whose amino-acid sequence is MTLQLDDTTRPDTTRPALAAATRGTLFRFATAGSVDDGKSTLVGRLLHDSKAILADHLAAVERTSRERGFGGEAGGLDLALLTDGLRAEREQGITIDVAYRYFATDARSFILADCPGHVQYTRNMVTGATTADAVVLLIDARNGVLEQTRRHLAVISLLRVPHVIVAINKIDLIGFDADRVRQVTEELVAVTEELGIRDLHVVPVCAVAGDNVAERSARTPWYDGPALLELLEALPSADQTEAATDGLRLPVQLVLRPQGALATGLDATEYRDYRSAAGRIASGSVRVGDRVSVHPGGATSVVTRIDVAGRSVESAVASQSVAVSLADDLDLARGALLGAAGTLPEPRSAITAEVFWLDPTRGVAGARLLLKWGTATVQARLTAIDGRRDLTTLQVVPAEALEVNDIGHVALQLAEALPVEPYAANRETGAFLLIDPQSGATLAAGIVS